In Bacillus thuringiensis, the DNA window TTAATTGCTCCAGCGATAACCATTGCAATAATAATATCGATAAATTCAAAACGGAAAATCTTTTTCTTTTGTTCGTCAGTTGTACCGACCACACGGCGTTGTGTCAATGCAGAATGTAAATAGATTGCATGTGGCATAACTGTTGCACCTAATATCCCTGCTGCCAGTAATATACTGTCTACACCTTGGAATTTTGGAATGAAAAGTCCTGAAAGTAGAGGGCTTAATTCTGGCTTTGCATAAAAAACTTGAATCCCAAATGCTATTACTACAATAAAAATCATCCCTGTAATAATAGCTTCTAGTGGACGAAATCCTCTGCGTTGAAACTCAAGAATAATAAATGATCCGACTGCTGTAATTAAAGCAGCTGGTAACATCGGAATTCCAAATAATAAATACAATCCGAGTGCTGCCCCGATAAATTCAGCTAAATCTGTAGCCATAATAACGAGTTCACCTTGAATCCATAAGCCAATAGACACAGGTTTTGGAAAGTGTTCGCGAGCGATTTCAGGTAAATTATTTCCCGTAGCAATTCCTAATTTAGCTGATAAAGTTTGAATTAATACTGCCATTAAGTTAGAAGCGAATATAACCCATAATAGTAAATATCCATATTGTGAACCAGCTGCGATATTTGTAGCAAAGTTACCAGGGTCAATATAAGCAACTGACGCGATAAAAGCGGGTCCTAAAAAGGGTAACAGTCTTTTCCAACCTTTCGTTTCGCCACTTAAAGCTAAGTGTGCTGATTGAACAGTTGTACTTTGAGAAGGGACTTGTTCATCTTTTGTTATATCTTTATTCATAGTAGTTTTCCCCTTTGAAATGTTAACTTGATGAAATTATTGTATTTATTCTTACACATTATTTCAATACATTTAAATGTATGAGATGATATTTTAATTTGAACATAAATGTTTCCTTAGTGCAAATTATATGCCTTTATGCAATGGATGGTGTGGTGTTATAAAAAATTGGGAGTTTATGGTGTGATGACGTGGGGAAACATAATGAATTAAAGGGCTGTTTTTGAAATTTATGTGAACATAAAGCCGATAATATAGCATATTCATTGATGGAATTGCATTTGTATGATATATAATATATTGGGATTACAACTTAACCATAGTGTTTTGATGTGTAATCTTGTTTTTTATTTTTGTTAACTGATAGAAAATAGTATAAAGAGAAGAAAATGTGAATTCATTTTCTTATTATATATGTTTTGATATGAACGTTAACTTATACATGATTTTAAAAATTAGATAGGTGGTAGAAATACATTGGCAACTACAAAACCATATAGAGTATTACTATATTACATGTACACAACAATTGAAAACCCAGAAGAATTCGCTGCAGAGCATTTAGAATTTTGTAATTCACTTGAGTTAAAAGGAAGAATCCTTGTAGCTAAAGAAGGTATTAATGGAACTTGTTCTGGTACTGTAGAACAAACAGAGAAATACATGGAAGCAATGAACAACGATCCACGATTTGACGGTATCGTATTTAAAATAGATGAAGAAGAAGGACACGCATTCAAGAAAATGCACGTACGTCCTCGTCCAGAGTTAGTTACACTTCGTCTAGAAGATGACATCAACCCACACGAAGTAACTGGGAAGTATTTAGAGCCAAAAGATTTTTATGAAGCAATGAAACAAGAAGACACAGTTATCATTGATGCAAGAAATGATTATGAGTTTGATTTAGGTCACTTTAAAGGTGCGATTAAACCAGATATTGAATCATTCCGTGAATTACCAGACTGGATTAGAGAAAATAAAGAAACACTTGAAGGCAAAAAGATTTTAACGTACTGTACAGGCGGAATTCGCTGTGAGAAATTCTCTGGTTGGTTAGTTCGAGAAGGCTATGAAGATGTAAGTCAGCTTCACGGCGGAATTGTAACGTACGGAAAAGATCCAGAAGTACAAGGTGAGCTATGGGATGGACAATGTTACGTGTTTGATGAGCGTATCGCTGTACCAGTAAACCAAAAAGAACATGTTATTGTTGGTAAAGACCACTTTACTGGTGAACCTTGTGAGCGCTATGTAAACTGTTCAAATCCAGAATGTAACAAGAAAATTTTATGTTCTGAAGAAAACGAAGCGAAACACTTACGCGCATGTTCTCATGAATGTCGTGTAAGCCCACGTAACCGCTACGTAATACAACATGAATTAACGGAAGAGCAAGTAGCTGCTGCATTAGAGAAAATCGAAGCAGGGAAGTAAGTGGAATTCGTGTAATAAAAAAGGGTACTCCAAACTTTATGGTGGAGTACCTTTTTTATATTGTCCGGTTCTGCTTTTTTGTCGTTAAGTCGATATATCTGGAAAATCGCCGATATATTTTGAGCTGCGCTGATATATTTAAAAAATCGCTGATATATTTCGAGTTGCGCTGATATATTCGAAAAATCGCTGATAAAAATTTCATTTACTGAAGCGTACCACGTATTTGTAATTTGAAAATGACCTTCGTTACTTCTTATCATCTTTCTCTTTCACAGCAGAAAGCACAGTTTGTTTTACCCATGCTTTTCTTCGTTTAAGTTGTAGACTCCATTGGTATAAACTTTGTGCACCTAAAATAAATGAAATGGCTATGCCGCTAATTGCTATTAAAAGAGCGAAAAATTCAAGTGGCGACGATATTTTGTTTGAATCGGTGTTTCTTAAAAGATCAATCATTGTAAATCCTAACATTTGGCCTACTACAGAGTATAGCGTTAAAATTAATAGTAAAAGGCTATCTTTTTTAGAAGCGACGTTTTCTTGATATTTAAACAAACTATCAAGATTTTGTTTTGCATTCGAGTATAGTACCTCAATGTTAAATAGATTTCTTAAGCGGAAGAAAATATCTTCACTCTGTGATTGGGATACTAGCTCTAAAGAAAAGTAATTCGCTGTAAATGAATTGATTGAATAAATTAATTTCTCTATTTCATTTGTATCTTGTTCAATATTAAGCTCAGCATAAGCGTTTGCCATTTTTAATAAAACAACTTTATGAAATAGATTTAATAACAAAGCGTAATAAAACTCCCCGTACATTTGACTAGCAAGTTTAGCGAATTCGTGTTCACCTTCGTTTGTTATACATGTGAAAATATGTTCTTCCATAATAAAGTAGCGATTAGGAGCCCATCTTTGATAAGAATGTTTTATTAAATAATCTTGAATATAAGGAACATTATTTGCGCTAATATACGGCTTACCATCGTCTGTTAATCCGGAAAGACTGGAAGCTCGGTATACATCGATTACATGAAGGTCTGACTCTTTGCTTATGGATAATAAAGTTTGTACATACATTCGTTGATCTTCAAAGAAGGGGAATGTTTGGAAGTAAGAACTCCGCAATCTTTTGTTCTCAAAAAAGTCTGTTAAGCCATGAAATAAATCGCCGAATATGAGCTTCTCTACTTGTGAATATTTTTTTCCATTACATTCAATACAGATAGTCTCGTTTGTATCATTTTTAGTTTCAAGTACACGGAAGCGGGCGGCGAATTCAATTGCTTCTGATAATGTTATGTTTGGAGCGGATTCTACTTCTGTTCGAATTGTTAAGAAGCCAAGCTCATAAGGACAAAGTGTTACGTCAATAGAATGAATCTTGAATGGAACAGAAATCAAATTTGTTGTTAAATGTCCAGTTAAGTTAAGGTCTTTAGAATAACGCTGCAATCCTTTTTGATGCTCTGAGTGAGGAAATAGAATTTTATTTGTAAATGAAAGATAGTATGCTTCCATATTTTGATGCGAAACTTGAAACTTTCCGTAGTATGTATTTTCATTTTCAAGATGATCGAGTCGAAAAGGGCGAAAATCATTTTTCTGTAAGAAAGGGAACATATTTTGTTCATATCCAGTTTTAAAAGAAAACGGGAATATAAATTGAAATATAGCTGTTGTTACATCTTTTTCCTCGATTGTTTGTATTGCCTCCATTTACATTGTTTCCTTTCATATATGCTATAAAAACAACATGCCCAAATTTATTTGAAAATAACCACGGTTTTACACTTGATTAAGAATGAAAATTCAGCTTATTTAGCAGGGGACATGTATAATGTTATGTATACTAAATGTTATAAAATTGTATTTTGAAAAGGGGGATGTTTGTATGCGTATTTTAGTATTAGGAGCGGGTGGCGTCGGAGGATTTTTTGGTGGCCGATTAGTCGAAAAAGGGGAAGATGTTACGTTTCTTGTTCGTAGTAAAAGAAAACAGCAATTAGAGGAAACGGGACTTGTTATTCGTAGTGTTAACGGGGATTTTTCCTTTGAACCGAAATTAATAACGAAAGAAGATAGAACTTCTCCGTTTGATGTTATTCTATTTTCAACAAAAGCGTATCACTTAAACGAGGCAATTCAAGATTTGAAGCCGTTTGTAGGTGAAAATACTGCCATAATTCCATTGCTAAATGGTATTGCTCATGTATCACTATTACAAAAAGAATTTGGCGTGGAGAAAGTGATTGGCGGTTTATGCTTTATCGAGACGACGTTAAACGATCAAGGAGAAATTGTACAAACTAGCGCTGCCAACAGACTTCTGTTTGGAGAAATGAATCCTCAAGATTCAGAGAGAATAAAGCATATTGCTAAAGCATTTGCAGGTACGAAATCTAGTTTTGTTTTAAGTGAAAATATTACACAAGATATGTGGCATAAATATTTATTTATTACTGTAATGTCAGGTGTGACAACATTAATGCGTGCACCAATAGGACCGATTCGCGAAAGTGAAGGTGGACGTGATTTTATCCAAAACTTATTTGAAGAATGTGTGCAAATTATGAAATATATAGGGGCACCAGTTAAGGAAGATATTGCCCAGGAACATATGAAAACAATTGATAAAATTTCGTATGATATGAAGTCATCGATGCAGCGGGATATGGAAAAAGGTTCGTCTATTGAAGGGAAGCACTTACAAGGATATTTACTAGATGCAGCAGAACAATTTTCTATAGAAGCGCCGTTATTGGGTGCGGTATATCAAAATTTAAAGGTGTATGAAGAAAGGACCTTTAACAAATCAGCAATAGAATTGGATGTATGAAAAAATAAAAAAGAAAGCAATATATAAGTGTATTGCTTTCTTTTTTATGACAACTTATTTATTTCTTTTCGTTCTATCTGTCAAATTTATTTCCTGTTCACGTTTATCGTATAATTGATTAATTTCATTTGCTAATGCATCTAAATAGGAATCGGAAAAAATAGGCTTCTTTTCTTTAGACATATGGGTCTCCTTTATCGATTTTTTAATATTCATTATGTATATTTATCAGCGGATTATGCGCAATCATTTTAAATTTTTTCTTTTTCAAAATTTTTGTTTACATTTTGAAAATAAAGGAGTATTATAATCCACAGTTTCAATTTTCTAAATCGCTGAAACCGCATGGTACGGGGGACCCGTTCTTATGGATTATTACTTAATCCAATGGGGTGAATCCTTGAAAAAGGTAGGGCTACTCATAGGCCCGAATCCGACAGCTAACCTCGTAAGCGTTATATTGAGAAGGAAGGTGGAGCTTGTGCGACAAAAAAAATAATGTCTACAAGTCTATTTCGTTATGGCTTGTAGACATTTTTTGTTTTCTGAAAAAATAGTTTATCCGCTGTAACTAGCAGAAAAGTTCGTACAAAATTAATGGAGAGTGGACAGCAGTGGTTTCATCAATCAAAAGATTTTTAATTGGAAGGCCGTTAAAATCAACTGAGTTAGGAGAGCAAAAGCTTAATAAAACGAAGGCGCTAGCCATTTTATCTTCTGACGCATTGTCATCGGTCGCATACGGACCAGAGCAAATATTAATCGCATTAGCAGGTCTTGGAGCAATAGCTTATTGGTATTCCATTCCGATAGCTGTTGGGGTATTAGTGTTATTAACTGCTCTTATTTTATCTTATCGCCAAATTATTTTCGCTTACCCGCATGGCGGAGGAGCGTATGTTGTATCAAAAGAAAATTTAGGGATGAATCCAGGGTTAATAGCTGGAGGATCTTTATTAGTCGATTATATTTTAACTGTTGCAGTAAGTGTGTCTGCAGGTACAGATGCGCTCACGTCTGCTTTTCCTAGCTTACATGCACATAGTGTAATTATTGCAGTTGTATTTGTTATATTAATTACGATATTAAATTTAAGAGGGGTAACGGAATCAGCTTCCGTTTTAGCATATCCTGTTTATTTATTTGTTCTAGCACTATTTATATTAATTGGGGTAGGGATATACAATATTTTAACTGGTCACGTGTCGCAGGCCTTACACACGCCGATTGGAACGCCAGTTGCAGGCATTAGTTTGTTTTTACTGTTACGAGCATTTGCTTCAGGAAGCTCTGCCTTAACAGGTGTTGAGGCGATCTCTAACGCAATTCCGAACTTTAAGGATCCTGCACCTAACAATGCAGCGAAAACATTGCTTGCAATGGGGGCATTACTTGCAGTTTTATTTTCAGGAATTGTCTTTTTAGCTTATTATTATGGAATTAATCCAAGTAAAGAAGTAACAGTTGTTTCACAAATTGCTGAACAAACATTTGGACGTAATTTCATGTACTATTTCATACAAGGTACAACAGCTTTAATATTAATTCTTGCTGCTAATACAGGGTATTCTGCATTTCCGCTATTAGCAGTTAACCTTGCGAAAGATAAGTTTATTCCGAGAATGTTTACGATTAGAGGAGACCGCCTAGGCTACTCAAACGGTATTATTATACTTGGAATCGCTTCGATTATTTTAATTGTAGCTTTCCAAGGGCAAACAGAACATTTAATCCCGTTATATGCAGTAGGTGTATTTATTCCATTTACACTTTCTCAAAGTGGTATGGTATTAAAATGGCTTCGTGAAAAACCTGAAGGATGGGCTTTGAGATTAACGGTCAATTTAATTGGTGCAGTTATTAGTTTTATCGTAATGAGCATGTTCTTTTTAACTAAGTTTGCACAAGTTTGGTCGATCCTTATTTTCTTACCTGCCATCATCTTCTTGTTCCATAGAATTAAGAAGCATTACGATGCAGTGGGTGATCAATTAAGTTTAAAAACTTGTGAACCACTTGTTCCAATTGAGGGAAATGTAATTGTCGTTCCTGTAGCGGGTATGACTCATGTGGTGGAAAATTCATTGAACTATGCGAAGGCTCTTTCTGCAGATCAAGTTATCGCTGTATATGTTGCTTTTGACAGAGAAGAAGAAAAGAAATTTGAAGAGAAGTGGAAGAAGTGGCAACCTGAAGTAAGACTTGTTACCTTACATTCTCATTATAGAAGTATTATTCAACCGCTAACAAAGTTTATTGATACAGTGCAATATAAAGCGAGTGAATCAAATTACCGAGTTACGGTCGTTATACCACAGTTCATACCGAAAAAAGGTTGGCATAACATTCTTCATAATCAATCTAGTTTACTCATACGTGCGTATTTACTCTATAAAAGAAATGTTGTTATTACGACAGTTCCATATCATTTGAAAAAATAAGAAGATTTTTAGGGATAGCTTCAAGAAATTGAAGCTATCCCTTTTATGTATATACTATGCATAATTGCATACGGGTTCAAAAGATATATTAATATAATTTTATCAATTGTAAGTAAGTAGTGTTTTTTGTTGTTACATATGGATATTTTCATCGGGAAAGTGAAGCGGATTATATTTTGAAATAAGGACAGAGAATCTTGAAAATAAAGGGAATCAAAATACTTCTTTACGTTATATAAATAGCTGTGTTTAAATGACCTTACAGTACAAAACTTACATGAAAACAAAACGGAATTTCATATTTACGTACGTTATTTAGTTTAAAATGAATAATATTTTTATGTAATATATTCACTGTGTGAATGTGGAAATGGCTATAAAATAGAAATTTTATACAATGTTATTCATACTAATCACATATGAAATGTTTTATAACAATAAGTAAGTACTGTAGCAATAAAAGTTGGGAGAGATGGTTCGTACATGAATCACGGTGAGAACGTTCTCTATTTTAACCATCTCAAATTACGTGCAAGAAAATAGAATAATAAAATGGGATAGTAATAGTTACTAATACATAGGAGGAGTTAAAGTGAAAAAAACTTTAATTACAGGGTTATTGGTTACAGCAGTATCTACGAGTTGCTTCATTCCTGTAAGCGCTTACGCTAAGGAGGGGCAACCAGAAGTGAAAACAGTATATGCACAAAATGTAATTGCTCCAAATACATTATCCAATTCAATTAGAATGTTAGGATCACAGTCACCGCTTATACAAGCATACGGATTGGTTATTTTACAACAGCCAGACATTAAGGTGAATGCGATGAGCAGCTTAACGAATCATCAAAAGTTTGCAAAGGCAAATGTACGAGAGTGGATTGATGAATATAATCCGAAGCTAATCGATTTAAATCAAGAGATGATGAGATATAGCACTCGATTTAATAACTATTATAGTAAACTCTATGAACTAGCAGGAAACATAAATGAAGATGAACAAGCAAAAGCAGATTTTACAGGCGCATATGGAAAATTACAATTACAAGTACAAAGCATTCAAGAGAGTATGGAGCAAGATTTATTAGAGTTAAATCGATTTAAAACGGTATTAGACAAAGATAGTAGCAACTTATCAATTAAAGCTGATGAAGCAATAAAAACACTACAAGGATCAAGTGGAGATATTGTGAAATTAAGAGAAGATATTAAAAGAATTCAAGGGGAAATTCAAGCTGAATTAACGACTATTTTGAACAGGCCTCAAGAAATTATTAAAGGTTCTATTAATATCGGTAAACAAGTATTTACAATTACAAATCAAACTGCGCAGACGAAAACAATTGATTTCGTTTCTATCGGTACTTTAAGTAATGAAATTGTAAATGCTGCCGATAGTCAAACGAGAGAAGCAGCTCTTCGCATTCAGCAAAAGCAAAAAGA includes these proteins:
- a CDS encoding Nramp family divalent metal transporter, whose protein sequence is MNKDITKDEQVPSQSTTVQSAHLALSGETKGWKRLLPFLGPAFIASVAYIDPGNFATNIAAGSQYGYLLLWVIFASNLMAVLIQTLSAKLGIATGNNLPEIAREHFPKPVSIGLWIQGELVIMATDLAEFIGAALGLYLLFGIPMLPAALITAVGSFIILEFQRRGFRPLEAIITGMIFIVVIAFGIQVFYAKPELSPLLSGLFIPKFQGVDSILLAAGILGATVMPHAIYLHSALTQRRVVGTTDEQKKKIFRFEFIDIIIAMVIAGAINASMLIVAAALFFKNGLHVEDLDVAFNQFSTLVGPVSAALFGIGLLSAGLSSSSVGTMSGDIIMQGFIRMHIPLYLRRFITMIPPLVIIALGVNPTYALVMSQVVLSFGIAFALVPLIMFTSNKKIMGALVNHRITTFIAWIIAALVIILNIFLLYQTFVG
- a CDS encoding rhodanese-related sulfurtransferase, producing MATTKPYRVLLYYMYTTIENPEEFAAEHLEFCNSLELKGRILVAKEGINGTCSGTVEQTEKYMEAMNNDPRFDGIVFKIDEEEGHAFKKMHVRPRPELVTLRLEDDINPHEVTGKYLEPKDFYEAMKQEDTVIIDARNDYEFDLGHFKGAIKPDIESFRELPDWIRENKETLEGKKILTYCTGGIRCEKFSGWLVREGYEDVSQLHGGIVTYGKDPEVQGELWDGQCYVFDERIAVPVNQKEHVIVGKDHFTGEPCERYVNCSNPECNKKILCSEENEAKHLRACSHECRVSPRNRYVIQHELTEEQVAAALEKIEAGK
- the panE gene encoding 2-dehydropantoate 2-reductase, translating into MRILVLGAGGVGGFFGGRLVEKGEDVTFLVRSKRKQQLEETGLVIRSVNGDFSFEPKLITKEDRTSPFDVILFSTKAYHLNEAIQDLKPFVGENTAIIPLLNGIAHVSLLQKEFGVEKVIGGLCFIETTLNDQGEIVQTSAANRLLFGEMNPQDSERIKHIAKAFAGTKSSFVLSENITQDMWHKYLFITVMSGVTTLMRAPIGPIRESEGGRDFIQNLFEECVQIMKYIGAPVKEDIAQEHMKTIDKISYDMKSSMQRDMEKGSSIEGKHLQGYLLDAAEQFSIEAPLLGAVYQNLKVYEERTFNKSAIELDV
- a CDS encoding APC family permease, whose translation is MVSSIKRFLIGRPLKSTELGEQKLNKTKALAILSSDALSSVAYGPEQILIALAGLGAIAYWYSIPIAVGVLVLLTALILSYRQIIFAYPHGGGAYVVSKENLGMNPGLIAGGSLLVDYILTVAVSVSAGTDALTSAFPSLHAHSVIIAVVFVILITILNLRGVTESASVLAYPVYLFVLALFILIGVGIYNILTGHVSQALHTPIGTPVAGISLFLLLRAFASGSSALTGVEAISNAIPNFKDPAPNNAAKTLLAMGALLAVLFSGIVFLAYYYGINPSKEVTVVSQIAEQTFGRNFMYYFIQGTTALILILAANTGYSAFPLLAVNLAKDKFIPRMFTIRGDRLGYSNGIIILGIASIILIVAFQGQTEHLIPLYAVGVFIPFTLSQSGMVLKWLREKPEGWALRLTVNLIGAVISFIVMSMFFLTKFAQVWSILIFLPAIIFLFHRIKKHYDAVGDQLSLKTCEPLVPIEGNVIVVPVAGMTHVVENSLNYAKALSADQVIAVYVAFDREEEKKFEEKWKKWQPEVRLVTLHSHYRSIIQPLTKFIDTVQYKASESNYRVTVVIPQFIPKKGWHNILHNQSSLLIRAYLLYKRNVVITTVPYHLKK
- the nheA gene encoding non-hemolytic enterotoxin NHE subunit A, with amino-acid sequence MKKTLITGLLVTAVSTSCFIPVSAYAKEGQPEVKTVYAQNVIAPNTLSNSIRMLGSQSPLIQAYGLVILQQPDIKVNAMSSLTNHQKFAKANVREWIDEYNPKLIDLNQEMMRYSTRFNNYYSKLYELAGNINEDEQAKADFTGAYGKLQLQVQSIQESMEQDLLELNRFKTVLDKDSSNLSIKADEAIKTLQGSSGDIVKLREDIKRIQGEIQAELTTILNRPQEIIKGSINIGKQVFTITNQTAQTKTIDFVSIGTLSNEIVNAADSQTREAALRIQQKQKELLPLIQKLSQTEAEATQITFVEDQVSSFTELINRQITTLETLLTDWKVLNNNMIQIQKNVEEGTYTDSSLLQKHFNQIKKVSDEMNKQTNQFEDYITNVEVH